In Rhodothermus marinus DSM 4252, a single genomic region encodes these proteins:
- the rpiA gene encoding ribose-5-phosphate isomerase RpiA yields the protein MQETLSAADRAKKAAGEKVAAMVEPGMRLGLGTGSTAAWAIRALGRRVREEGLRVVGVPTSYAAEQLARAEGIPLVTLADVEALDLAFDGADEVSPELNLIKGRGAAHTREKVVASLARRFVVLVDESKLVDRLGTRWPVPIEVLPMAAEPVLRQLRRMGAEPVLRMGKCKDGPVVTDQGFWVIDARFPGGIDDPHALAVTLSTMPGVLDHGLFLGLATDVLVGQADGQVRHIRRP from the coding sequence ATGCAGGAGACGCTGTCGGCGGCCGATCGGGCCAAGAAGGCCGCGGGCGAAAAGGTAGCGGCCATGGTGGAGCCGGGCATGCGGCTGGGACTGGGAACGGGCTCGACGGCTGCCTGGGCCATCCGGGCGCTGGGGCGGCGCGTACGCGAAGAAGGGCTTCGCGTGGTGGGCGTGCCCACGTCGTATGCCGCGGAGCAGCTGGCCCGTGCCGAAGGCATTCCGCTGGTGACGCTGGCGGACGTCGAGGCGCTGGACCTGGCCTTCGACGGGGCCGACGAGGTCAGTCCGGAGCTGAACCTGATCAAAGGCCGCGGGGCCGCCCACACGCGGGAAAAGGTGGTGGCTTCGCTGGCCCGGCGGTTCGTGGTGCTGGTGGACGAGTCGAAGCTGGTCGATCGGCTGGGGACGCGCTGGCCCGTGCCCATCGAGGTGTTGCCGATGGCGGCCGAGCCGGTGTTGCGACAGCTCCGACGCATGGGGGCCGAGCCCGTGCTGCGGATGGGCAAGTGCAAGGACGGGCCGGTGGTAACCGATCAGGGCTTCTGGGTGATCGACGCGCGCTTTCCCGGTGGCATCGACGATCCGCACGCGCTGGCCGTCACGCTCTCGACGATGCCCGGCGTGCTGGACCACGGCCTGTTTCTGGGACTGGCCACCGACGTGCTGGTCGGGCAGGCCGACGGCCAGGTGCGTCACATCCGTCGTCCGTAA
- a CDS encoding bifunctional ADP-dependent NAD(P)H-hydrate dehydratase/NAD(P)H-hydrate epimerase codes for MEAMPEALPEPVLTARAMREADRRTIEELGLPGRVLMETAGRGAADVAARMLGTVAGRTVVCLCGRGNNGGDGFVLARVLHARGARVHVVTLADVSAMSDDAAANYRLLEQLAAADASGRLHLHRLDALVGLDHLPPADLYVDALLGTGLSSPLRSPIRELVQWLNERAAPVLAIDIPTGLDSDTGEVLGAAVAATRTVTMGALKVGLLLGEGPRLCGAIDVIEIGIPRHVLEQVARQPGCAWRATDALIRQWLPRRAHDAHKYSAGMALVVAGSREFTGAPVMAATAAARIGAGYVLCACPSDVRPILATKLTEVALLGLPETERGGIDQEDAFDVLDGWLERARALLVGPGLGRHPDTQRFVRALLERTQLPTVIDADGLNALVGFTDLIREHAQGRWILTPHTGEFRRLAGEVDLTRRIEVVQEYARAWGCVLLLKGMPSVVGWPDGTVWINATGNPALATAGTGDVLAGLCVGLVAQGLPPAQAAVCALHVGGAAADRYAAHYGTASMMALDLLAHLPVVLRERFDR; via the coding sequence ATGGAAGCCATGCCGGAAGCCCTGCCCGAGCCGGTACTCACGGCCCGGGCCATGCGCGAAGCCGACCGCCGGACCATCGAAGAGCTGGGCCTGCCGGGCCGGGTGTTGATGGAAACGGCCGGACGCGGCGCGGCCGACGTGGCCGCCCGCATGCTGGGCACGGTGGCCGGACGCACCGTCGTGTGCCTCTGCGGCCGGGGCAACAACGGGGGCGACGGCTTCGTGCTGGCGCGCGTGCTGCATGCCCGGGGCGCCCGCGTGCACGTGGTGACGCTGGCCGACGTCTCGGCCATGAGCGACGATGCCGCGGCCAACTACCGACTGCTGGAGCAACTGGCCGCGGCCGACGCTTCCGGACGCCTGCACCTGCACCGCCTGGACGCGCTGGTCGGGCTGGACCACCTGCCGCCAGCCGATCTCTACGTGGACGCCCTGCTGGGCACGGGGCTTTCCAGTCCGCTCCGCTCGCCCATCCGGGAGCTGGTGCAGTGGCTCAACGAACGGGCGGCGCCTGTGCTGGCCATCGACATTCCGACCGGGCTCGACAGCGATACCGGCGAAGTGCTGGGTGCGGCCGTTGCCGCCACCCGTACCGTGACGATGGGCGCGCTCAAGGTGGGCCTGCTGCTGGGCGAAGGACCCCGCCTGTGCGGCGCCATCGACGTGATCGAGATCGGCATTCCCCGCCACGTGCTGGAGCAGGTCGCCCGACAACCGGGTTGCGCCTGGCGTGCCACCGACGCACTCATCCGGCAATGGCTTCCGCGCCGGGCGCACGACGCCCACAAGTACAGCGCCGGAATGGCGCTCGTCGTGGCCGGCTCCCGCGAGTTCACCGGCGCGCCGGTAATGGCTGCCACGGCGGCGGCCCGGATCGGCGCCGGCTACGTGCTCTGCGCCTGTCCTTCGGACGTGCGCCCGATCCTGGCCACCAAGCTGACCGAAGTGGCCCTGCTGGGCCTGCCCGAGACCGAACGCGGCGGCATCGACCAGGAAGACGCCTTCGACGTGCTCGACGGCTGGCTGGAACGCGCCCGCGCGCTGCTCGTCGGACCAGGCCTGGGCCGCCACCCCGACACGCAGCGCTTCGTGCGTGCCCTGCTGGAACGGACGCAACTCCCCACGGTTATCGATGCGGACGGGCTGAACGCGCTGGTCGGTTTTACCGACCTGATCCGCGAGCATGCGCAGGGGCGCTGGATCCTCACGCCACACACGGGTGAGTTTCGCCGGCTGGCGGGCGAGGTGGATCTGACCCGGCGTATCGAAGTTGTGCAGGAGTATGCGCGGGCGTGGGGCTGCGTGCTCCTGCTCAAGGGAATGCCCAGTGTGGTGGGCTGGCCCGACGGCACGGTCTGGATCAATGCCACGGGCAATCCGGCGCTGGCCACGGCCGGCACCGGCGACGTGCTGGCTGGCCTGTGCGTCGGCCTTGTAGCCCAGGGCCTGCCGCCCGCGCAGGCGGCCGTCTGCGCGCTGCACGTGGGCGGCGCTGCAGCCGACCGCTACGCGGCCCACTACGGCACGGCTTCCATGATGGCACTGGACTTGCTTGCGCACCTGCCCGTTGTCCTTCGCGAACGCTTCGACCGATAA
- a CDS encoding VanZ family protein — protein MRLFRLLAVGWTLGVLVACFIPGKLVEPIVFEWIDKIAHFVLFAGFAGFWLSALPGNRRFALVLGAGLLLALLTEAGQYLLPIGRSAEWFDLAADGLGLLAGYAFDRWLIIPTTRS, from the coding sequence ATGCGGTTGTTTCGACTGCTGGCGGTGGGCTGGACGCTGGGCGTGCTGGTCGCCTGCTTCATCCCCGGCAAACTCGTCGAGCCCATCGTCTTCGAATGGATCGACAAAATCGCCCACTTCGTGCTGTTTGCCGGGTTTGCCGGGTTCTGGCTCTCGGCCCTTCCCGGAAATCGTCGCTTTGCGCTGGTGCTCGGGGCGGGTCTGCTGCTGGCCCTGCTCACCGAAGCCGGGCAATATTTGCTGCCGATCGGCCGTTCGGCCGAGTGGTTCGACCTGGCGGCCGACGGACTGGGCCTGCTGGCCGGCTATGCCTTCGATCGCTGGCTGATCATTCCCACCACCCGTTCCTGA
- a CDS encoding ABC transporter permease, with protein MEFVEAFRMAWTALRTNRLRSGLTLLGMVIGVFAIISSVTAVEVIDVYFRESMNFLGSSTFTISRYPSIRVSNEQFAYRRPITYEQIERLKRSLSQPVFISILEDFDLGSVRYGDRETEPNVQLLGTDENFLENFSYELAEGRFITAQDVHYARPVIVLGSVIAEELFPNETPLGKVVRFGGHRYEVIGVLKTKGSFLGFSQDRRVLIPITTAFARYGQPDRNLAAVSVRVSSPERLGAAMDEVISKFRVIRKVPPGQPNDFEISTNDSMRSVFEAFTRTLSIGGAGIGLIALLAAGIGIMNIMLVSVTERTREIGIRKAVGARRRDILRQFLLEAFFLCQIGGLVGILLGALGGNLVAVYFDISAVFPWDWALGGMLLVTLVAVVFGSYPAFKAARLNPIEALRYE; from the coding sequence ATGGAATTTGTCGAAGCCTTCCGAATGGCCTGGACGGCCCTGCGCACCAACCGGCTGCGTTCGGGACTGACGCTGCTGGGCATGGTGATCGGCGTCTTCGCGATCATCAGCTCGGTGACGGCCGTCGAAGTGATCGACGTGTACTTCCGGGAGTCGATGAACTTCCTGGGATCGTCCACCTTCACGATCAGCCGCTACCCGAGCATCCGGGTGAGCAACGAGCAGTTCGCCTACCGCCGACCCATCACGTACGAACAGATCGAGCGCCTCAAGCGGAGCCTCTCCCAACCGGTCTTCATCAGCATTCTGGAGGATTTCGATCTGGGATCCGTGCGCTACGGGGACCGGGAGACCGAGCCGAACGTGCAGCTCCTGGGCACCGACGAAAACTTTCTGGAAAACTTCAGCTACGAGCTGGCCGAGGGGCGTTTCATCACGGCGCAGGATGTGCACTACGCGCGGCCGGTCATTGTGCTGGGCTCGGTGATCGCCGAGGAGCTGTTTCCGAACGAGACGCCGCTGGGCAAGGTGGTGCGCTTCGGTGGGCATCGCTACGAGGTGATCGGCGTGCTGAAAACCAAGGGGAGCTTTCTGGGCTTCAGCCAGGACCGGCGCGTGCTGATTCCGATCACGACGGCGTTCGCCCGCTATGGACAGCCGGATCGTAACCTGGCGGCCGTCAGCGTGCGCGTCAGCAGTCCGGAACGGCTGGGCGCGGCGATGGACGAGGTGATCAGCAAGTTTCGCGTGATCCGCAAGGTGCCGCCCGGACAGCCCAACGATTTCGAGATCAGCACGAACGACTCGATGCGAAGCGTTTTCGAGGCGTTCACGCGCACGCTTTCGATCGGCGGGGCCGGGATCGGACTGATTGCACTGCTGGCGGCCGGGATCGGGATCATGAACATCATGCTGGTGTCGGTCACCGAGCGCACGCGCGAGATCGGCATTCGCAAGGCCGTGGGCGCCCGGCGACGCGACATTCTGCGACAATTCCTGCTTGAAGCATTTTTCTTGTGCCAGATCGGTGGACTTGTCGGTATCTTACTGGGCGCGCTGGGGGGCAACCTGGTGGCGGTGTACTTCGACATTTCGGCCGTCTTTCCCTGGGACTGGGCGCTGGGCGGCATGCTGCTGGTGACGCTGGTGGCCGTGGTGTTCGGTAGCTACCCGGCGTTCAAGGCGGCCCGGTTGAATCCCATTGAGGCATTGCGGTACGAATAG
- a CDS encoding ABC transporter permease: MSLLLFELWEGLMAALRAIAAHKLRAVLTTLGIIIGIVAVTLMATVINGIERDFNESLSELGTDVLYVEKWPWIVGPGSRWWEYINRPDITPELADVIEERARYVVAAVPVLDRMGTARYGGTTVSSLTIVGAEADYPRVHAVDLALGRFYTEVEERSARAVCVLGAEVASRLFPVEQPLGKFIRLSGHRCQVIGVLQRKGSGPDSPASTDTQVFIPFRTYARFFGIRNRSVSIHVKVVDPELMALAKDELTGVLRVARRLDALEKNDFEINEQQALREQLAPVKTAIYGVGLFLTGLSLLVGGVGVMNIMFVSVKERTREIGIRKAVGATRRAILVQFLIEAILVCMIGGVIGVLLAMALTGVVNLFIDAFLPATTVALAFLICVLTGITFGLAPAWTAARAQPIEALRYE, encoded by the coding sequence ATGTCGCTGCTGCTGTTCGAACTCTGGGAGGGCCTGATGGCCGCGCTGCGGGCCATCGCCGCGCACAAGCTGCGGGCCGTCCTGACCACGCTGGGCATCATCATCGGCATCGTGGCCGTCACACTGATGGCCACGGTGATCAACGGCATCGAGCGGGACTTCAACGAGTCGCTCTCGGAGCTGGGCACCGACGTGCTGTATGTGGAGAAGTGGCCCTGGATCGTCGGGCCCGGCTCACGCTGGTGGGAGTACATCAACCGCCCGGACATCACGCCCGAGCTGGCCGACGTGATCGAGGAGCGGGCCCGCTACGTGGTGGCCGCCGTGCCGGTGCTCGATCGCATGGGTACGGCCCGTTATGGCGGCACCACCGTCTCGTCGCTGACCATCGTGGGCGCCGAGGCCGACTATCCCCGGGTGCATGCGGTGGACCTGGCGCTCGGCCGTTTCTACACCGAAGTGGAAGAGCGAAGCGCCCGCGCCGTGTGCGTGCTGGGTGCCGAGGTGGCCTCCCGACTGTTTCCCGTCGAGCAGCCGCTGGGCAAATTCATTCGCCTCAGCGGACATCGCTGCCAGGTGATCGGCGTGCTGCAGCGCAAGGGAAGCGGCCCCGACAGTCCGGCTTCGACCGACACCCAGGTGTTCATTCCGTTCCGGACCTACGCGCGGTTCTTCGGCATTCGCAACCGGAGCGTGTCCATTCACGTCAAGGTGGTCGATCCGGAGCTGATGGCGCTGGCGAAGGACGAGCTGACGGGGGTCCTGCGCGTGGCGCGCCGGCTGGACGCGCTGGAAAAGAACGACTTCGAGATCAACGAGCAGCAGGCGCTCCGGGAACAACTGGCGCCGGTCAAGACCGCCATCTACGGTGTGGGGCTGTTTCTCACGGGCCTGTCGCTGCTGGTGGGCGGCGTGGGCGTGATGAACATCATGTTCGTGTCGGTCAAAGAACGCACGCGCGAGATCGGCATCCGCAAGGCCGTGGGCGCCACGCGCCGGGCCATTCTCGTGCAGTTTCTGATCGAGGCGATCCTGGTCTGCATGATTGGAGGCGTGATCGGCGTGCTGCTGGCCATGGCACTGACCGGTGTGGTCAACCTGTTCATCGACGCCTTCCTGCCAGCCACGACGGTCGCCCTTGCCTTCCTGATCTGCGTGCTGACCGGGATTACGTTCGGGCTGGCGCCGGCCTGGACGGCCGCCCGTGCCCAACCCATTGAAGCGCTACGCTACGAGTGA
- a CDS encoding energy transducer TonB, which yields MGIVRKTEEADLRKRYPLYIEIGLVITLLLLIVAFRVDWRPKQEMQFVMEEQEVVQMEEIVQTKQEVKPPPPPRPPVPVEVPDETVLEEEDLNLDAALDINEAVTNVPPPPPPPEEEEEPEPEVFVVVEEMPEIIGGQKALYDCIKYPEIARKAGVEGRVIIQFVVDENGNVTNPQVLRGVGAGLDEEALRCVSLLKFKPGRQRGRPVRVRFTLPVIFRLQ from the coding sequence ATGGGGATTGTTCGGAAGACGGAAGAGGCCGATCTGCGAAAGCGGTATCCGCTCTACATTGAGATCGGCCTGGTCATCACGCTGCTCCTCCTGATCGTCGCCTTCCGCGTCGACTGGCGGCCCAAGCAGGAAATGCAATTTGTGATGGAGGAGCAGGAAGTGGTGCAGATGGAAGAGATCGTGCAGACCAAGCAGGAGGTCAAGCCACCGCCTCCGCCGCGTCCGCCGGTTCCGGTAGAAGTGCCGGATGAAACCGTCCTGGAAGAGGAAGACCTGAACCTGGACGCCGCGCTGGATATCAACGAGGCAGTCACCAACGTCCCGCCTCCTCCGCCACCACCTGAGGAAGAAGAAGAGCCGGAGCCGGAGGTGTTCGTGGTGGTCGAGGAAATGCCCGAGATCATCGGCGGCCAGAAGGCGCTCTACGACTGCATTAAGTATCCGGAAATTGCCCGCAAGGCAGGAGTCGAAGGTCGTGTGATCATTCAGTTCGTGGTGGACGAAAACGGCAACGTGACCAACCCGCAGGTGCTGCGCGGTGTCGGAGCTGGCCTCGACGAAGAAGCGCTCCGGTGCGTCAGCCTGCTCAAATTCAAACCGGGGCGTCAGCGTGGGCGTCCGGTGCGCGTGCGCTTCACGCTGCCGGTGATCTTCCGCCTGCAGTGA